Genomic DNA from Prunus persica cultivar Lovell chromosome G1, Prunus_persica_NCBIv2, whole genome shotgun sequence:
TTAACCAAGCTTGTTTTGATTATACGGAAATCAAAAAGCAACATAGCCACATACCCATCAACCCCTTACCTCAGTTTTTACCAACCACCCAGTTCATAAATCATGTATATCGGAGAGAAAGATAACCTGGTCGCCGTCGGCGGGTACTTCACCGTCACCGAGGCGAAGCTCCAAAGCCTTGACGCCGCCGGACCTTGGGAGTTCAGAGAATTCGGCTATGGCGGACTTTGAAGGAGGTGTCAGCGTCAAGATCAGCGTGAATGTGGTGGACGTTAAAGCAGCGGATAAAGCTCCCCTTCTTGTTATGGTTGATGACGATGGCGTTGGAGAGATGATCTTGGGATGAACTAAACGGACGGTTGGATGGTGGGGAACAATGGAGCATTGTAGTGCCGCGAAGCACTGGAGAATCATTTTTCCTGTTCAGATTTGGCCAATTTGCGTACATTATCCCAGTGGTCATAGGCATAGGCATGCCGCATGTCCCAAGATGGTGTGGTAAAAAAAGAATTGTTACTATGTGATATGACTTCAGGTGCAAGTGAAAGAATGTCCTTTTATGCCCATTCAAATTAGGCTTAATCacctccttttaaaaaaattaggcgTAATCACTTTGTTGGCTCTCGAAATTATGATAAAGTCCCACTTTCCTCTCTGGAAATTAAAGTGACTGAGAATTTTCCTTGATCACGGTTTATATTTGGTGAGTGAAACTGGACTTggattattttaattaaaatagacaAGAGTCCTGACCGTTGTTTAGTGCTCTCGGActctatttattaaaatggaCAACAATTCAACATATTGTGTTTTACAAGTTCAATTTAGAAGAGTGAGACTCATAAGGACTTGGACTCAACTCCAATTCAACGCAACCAAACGAATATGCCTTTTGTTAATGTTTgcaatatttttataagatAAGAATGTCATATGACATATGTTTACTATGAAAATGGGATATCTACACTAGTTCACTAATACTTCATTAAACAGACGCAAATAACTTTTTAGTATATCACATCCCGAtgatttgaaattgaaatcagAAACAAATTGGGCAACTACCCCCAACCAAACAAAGCTTAATGCCCAGTAGAACAGCCAACCAGTTGAGATACAAAACAGAGCAAATTTTTGagtctttttatttaaatctcgCATTTCTCTTTGTTTACTTTATATTCtaagggcatgtttacgtatcagtaatggagaAAGTAAGGAATCAGATAATTTAGGAATCGGGGAACTACTGAATCGGTATGGGAAGAATCATTCCCATTAAGCTGTTTACTAAACATACGAAATTAGTAAAGGAATGGGGTTGATtcccattgttattgtttactaattttcatgaatcagaatccaaattaatttgattactaaaatgccctacacattttcaccacatcacatatataaaattcacccaaaaccaaaagctatAGGAAAAGGGGTTTTGAATTAATCAGTAAGAGGGAATCCGttatcaaagaaaattatcagcaatttattcTGAACCAAAAGCTAGACAAGCTAACCTGGCTAAGAAATCTTTGATCAAGTGagataaaattcacaaaagaagTCACCTAAGGGCTAAGCAGTTGCAAAGAGCACATCCAAAACTAACATAAGcaaataaaattcacaaaataaactccaataaatatttatctttCACCTACGTAACTagtaaataatcaaataataataatttgcatAATCTTCATACgattaaatacaaaatagtCAAACTACCAAAagaagagatatataatctccaCAAAAGTCATTCACCCATTACTCATCAATCGCAATCACTATAAGCCATGCTCCATAAGATTAAAtacataatcttttttttcttcatcagtCATGGTAAAGAAGACCCTCAGCAAATCGTGCTCTTTGGCTAAAATATTGGTGATACGAAATACTTGCAAAGGAGTTAGGAATTCTATTTTCCTCAATTCACCACCAAGTTTAGCTTGCATATCAGCAAGATCCTTCTCCGTTGAAAGAACATTAACCAAACCTGCAAGTTGAGGTGCCATTCCGGCTACGGCTTCAGCCATAAGTCCAAATTTGTTAGACATTTCATTCAAAGCATTTACCTTCCTACGAGGATTACTTGGACCACTTCCTACGAGCATTTTCCAAACCCAACGCCATCTCTCTTCATTCGTATACTACCAACATGGTTAACTATGACAATatcatcaatttatttatccaTGATCATACTTTGTTTTGCGATGAATGTGAAGAcagaagatagaagaaaaagaaaaaggtggatagatagatagatggaGTGACTTACATAGTTTCTGCTGCTCCAGGGAGGCTGTGTTGTAACGTTAAGGGTTTGAGTTGTTTGAACTCCTTCTGgcgtgtatttttattttttttagggtttgagttattttggaattatagtaaagtggtaagggtatttttggaagttaataAGAGAAAGCAGGAATGGGAATCGTATCGACTAGTCCCCCCTAGTCGATCTGATACCTAGTTTTGAGGGAATGTGATTACGGATTTTGAGGTGgggcccacttattttttcattcctgattgcaagtaaacgcaggggaagtcaggaatggaaatcattccctttcctcccatacccattactgatacgtaaacatgccctaagTTCATTCTAActtctaatttaaattttcacaatttataAGAAAACCCCACTATCTTTCTAAACTACCTATAAATACACACCTAgcaggaaaggaaaaaaaaaaaaaaacctcatcAACCTCACATCCCACATTGGAATCCTAAGATCTTCTAGTCCATCTTGCAGTTTCATACTAGCATTTTGCAGGCATTACTGCATCATTATTCTTTTGcacccaattttcttttttgtagaaCAAGttctattatttttcaatgtaaCATAGTGtgataaatattttacaaGTAATAGCTTACAAGTGTATTCGTTCTTCATCaagaattttgttttgctctGGAAAACGAATCTGGCACATGGTATTTTGATGtatattttcttattatatatatgttgtacaTGGATGCAGTAAACACTATGTTTATATTATTGAGGGCATTATGTCAATTTAGGAGATAAATGAAAACAGCAAGCAGAAGTGTTGGGCCATGGGCGTGGAAGAAATCTgttaataaaagaaagagaaggagagagaggtgaGGGAGCAAAGCAAAGCTCGGGGAATTCGTCATATCCACTCCCTCCCTTTCTAGACATGATTACTCTCACAATCCCAATATAGGGTTTGTAAAGAGAAGATGAGAGTGTAGTAGGTTTCTTGGATTGATAGATGAGTAATCTAGCAATAGGGTGCAGaggagtttgtgtttttctaaaacttaatatgaagagtggtggggtgtgtgtatagatttttttgtctttttacacaataataaaacttaagagtttaatgatttaagtattggggtgaacaaagaaaaatgtggAATTTAAGTAGAAAAACTCAagttttttgacaaaaaaaaatgtttagtTTATTACTTGTAGTCCTGGGCAACAACacttaaaatattcaaaagaaaaaaaatacacaaattaAACACTAGATAAACGTACTACTGACTAAAAGTTTTTATAATTCAATGGTTAGCAATGTGATCAACAAATGTGAATTTAAGTCCAAGTAATACAGGCTTccaaatacaattaaattttgtTAGGGACTTATCATTAGAAATCTCACAAAAGTAAAACATATAGCCCCATTTATGAGCTTATATGTGAAAAGCCAATGAAAAAGCACATAAAAGAtgattttttccaaaaataatTCTAGTCTATCTAGAATCACTCACAAACCAACACTAAATTTACCACCATGCTTATAAAGTCACAGACGCACTGAAGCACTTGATTTTTAAATGGCAATATGTTTCTGGTCAAACGGCAAATTCcacagaaaatagaaaactttTAGTAAAAGAGGAAGCTGGCATAAGCGCATTACTCAAAGAACGTCTTAGTGCTGGTTCAAAACCTTGGACAAGTGGTGTAGGTTCAAGTCCATTTgtgatttatatataattctcTAACCAGTCTCGTTTTTTTAggctccattttttttttggtggacctttcctattgggaggggcgatagcatactaaactcacacacactacacgaaTACTAGGACTCAAACCCAAGACCTTGCCTGAAGGAGTAAATACTTCATaacactacactagtgggtcctttaCTTTGAGCtccatttttaagaaaaagaaactaggagTTATCTGCTAATTACTTGCTACCACCAATGTAAATTCTACGTTCTCAATatgcttttttaattttattttacggTAAAGACTGAACCAAATATGTTAGTCAATACATATTAGGGGGAGCATATATGGTGGTTGGATCTGGCAAATGAATTACTGCTCTAATACCAGGTTAAAAATTTAGATCatgaaacctaaaattaatTGTGAATGGGTGAGAATCGGCGTCGCGTTGTTGCCccgaaagaaggaaaaaaaacgaAGTCACACATGAAGAGGCCTATGATATTATATTTGTCATTCAATGCTTAATTAGAATTAGCAATGAGATCCTATATATTCTCAACAGTCCGAAGTGGGAATGTATCATGTTGTTGCCAAACAATCTAACACGATATCATGTTCTTAAAGAACGAAAAACTTGTTGAGTACGTTCATTATTACTGACTAGACTAGTGTCATGTGAGCTTGGTGGGATTGGGTGGGTGCATAGGCTTACAATCAATTGAATTTGAGACCTAATACTTTTGACCAGAAACAGCGTCGAAATTTCTCACTATCTCCACTGCGCTATAATGGGTGATGTTGGACAACCTGAAAGCTATCTCCAATTACCTTATAAAGCTAAGAGAGTATGCTTAATTCATGAATTAACTTAATTTTGAGGGAAGGCTTAATTTCAGTCATGGAAACTCCCAATATTTCTAGCTCCTCCTTCCTCTGGTATTTCATTCGTTTCCTTGTACTTGTCTGCCTAATTCTTTGCTCTTTGGAGACATGCTTTACCTTGGAAGAAAGTGATGTAAAAAGCCACCTTGGTCTTGAATATAGTCATACTGTTCAAGTCAAGTCTCTGCTACCAGCAACCACTTGCAGCCCCTCCACCCAAGGTTGATAACATAACTCTTACATCCACACTACTAACAAAAAGTTCAATAGGCATAGATAATTTTGTTCATAAATAGAGTTTGTATTGGCATTTTTCGTGAAGGAGCACCAACAGTGTGCGAATATAAATTTGGACACAAATACCTGGCCATTCGTGTGATTTTCTCTCTATGTGCATGTTGTCGTTTCTTTAGTTGATGTTGTATGTTTCTTTCCACTATATAGATTAGATTGTTATCCTTTCATaagaaggtttttttttcttctcattaaAGTTTGGTACGtaacatatattaattctgattttggtattttgattAGCTAGACAcagttttttgtattaatacATAGGTAGGTACAAAGTTGTACATAGGTGTATTTACATTTGTAGGTACACTAATATACCTATTTCAATTCAGGTCATGACAAGAAGGCATCAGTACTTAAAGTGGTACACAAGCATGGCCCTTGCTCCCACTTCAACCAATCACACAAAGAAAATGCTCCCACTCACACTCAAATCCTCGAGCAAGACCAAGCCCGAGTGAATTCAATCCACTCTCGGCGTAATCCCAAGAAAGCAATTGACCGCCGTGGCCAAAGACAGAGGGACAGCACCACTGTCCCGGCCTTGTCCGGGAGTACAGTGGGTGCGGCCGACTACATTGTGACGGTGGGCCTAGGCACACCTAAGAAACAACTTTCACTCACATTTGACACAGGAAGCGACCTCACTTGGACTCAATGTCGGCCCTGCATTAGGCCTTGCTACAAACAAGTGGACCCCATCTTTGACCCTTCAGTCTCCAGCTCATATGCCAACGTGTCTTGCAATTCTGTGGTGTGCTCTCAACTCAAATCTGGTACGGGCTATGCACCCGCTTGTGCAACATCCACATGCGTATACACCACAACATACGGAGACGGCTCCATCTCCGTCGGATTCTTCGCCAAAGAAACCATTACTTTAACTTCGACGGATGTGTTCGACGGGTTCCTCTTTGGCTGCGGCAAAGTCAACCAAGGCCTCTTTCGTGGCTCTGCGGGGTTGCTTGGCCTTGGTCGCGACAGTATTTCCTTTGTTGAACAAACTGCGGCCAAATACGGCCGCTTTTTCTCCTATTGTCTACCCTCCACCTCAAGCTCCACCGGTTTCCTTAGCTTTGGCAGAGAGAAGCGCGGCAGAGCTTCCAAGGGAGTGAAGTTCACGCGGCTCGCCACCCTCCCACAAAAGGAGTACTCATCGTTATATGGCATTAACCTGGTTGGTATCACTGTGGGCGGACGTAAGTTACCCATTTCAACTTCAGTTTTTAAAACTTCCGGGACGATAATCGACTCGGGTACGGTTATAACACGGCTGCCACCACAGGCGTACAGCGCTTTGCGGGCTGCATTTCAGCAAGGGATGAAAAGCTACCCGAGAGCTCCGGCAATTTCAATATTGGATACATGCTATGACTTTAGTAGTTATGAGACAGTTACTATTCCGAAAATAGCAATTTCTTTTAAGGGTGGATTGACGTTGGATTTGGATGGTACTGGCATAATATATCCGGTGACTGCTTCCCAAGCttgtttggcttttgctgCAAATAAGAATGACAGTGACATTGCCGTATTTGGGAATGTTCAGCAGCTGAAATTCGAGGTGGTGTATGACGTTGATAAAGGGAAGCTTGGATTTGCCTCTGGAGGTTGCCTCTGAGCATGCGTAGGGTTTACTCGAAACAAAGCTGTTGTCTGTGTATAATGTAGCTAAAAGCACAGGCTCTCTTTGAGAATATTAGGTCCCTTGGAATAATAAAAAGACAGAGTAACTGATGGTATAACTACATAAAACTACCTAATTACTGAAAATCTTGCACGTAGATATTTGAATTCACAGAAAACATACAAATTAGACCCTCCGTTAACCAGACTATCAGAGAAGGCGTTAAGTGCTAACATGACTTGTTCGACCtggtgttttttgtttgttgaagtGAACTCTACACAgactaaaaaattaataaaaatcttctttatttattaaattaattaagaactTTAAAATCCAACTCAGTCCCCACCGTAGCTACCATGACTTCCAACCTTTCCCATCCCTAGCACCTAGTTGCACCAAGACCCTCCTCGCCAAACCCAACACAACCCAACTGCAATACCAGATCAATCCCTAGCACCTTGTAGACTAGTGGCCTCACGTTGAAACCCTAATAGTACCCTTGTTTGacagtgtgtgtgtgaaaaactCCCCTCATTTGGTAGCATCCCATGCAAGTAAATTCAGTGGTGTTAGTGAATGGGCTGTGGCCACCATTTTGGCTGTTCTCCTCATTAACAACAGatgtaaacaatatttttgatGATTAATGCAACTATTATcgtatgattttatttttcattgagAGCTACCTTGACTACTTCTTAGTAAGATATAGAGCCTACAAAGGAGGGAGACTAATTAGAAAACAATATATACATCATAAATGGATTTGAACCTGCACTTTTCCAAGGTGGGAAGAAAATTCCTATAAATTGACAAGTACGACGTCCTTTTGTACTAaactttctattttctattttctgttgAATTGGTTTACATGGAAATTTTCATTCGAAAAGCTGGTGCGTGGGTGCCTCACTGAAATAAGCATGGTGATGGTGGTAGACTTGCTGTAGACTTAATTGTATTGGTTCCGTTTTCTATGCCAAATGAATT
This window encodes:
- the LOC18789846 gene encoding aspartyl protease family protein At5g10770, which codes for METPNISSSSFLWYFIRFLVLVCLILCSLETCFTLEESDVKSHLGLEYSHTVQVKSLLPATTCSPSTQGHDKKASVLKVVHKHGPCSHFNQSHKENAPTHTQILEQDQARVNSIHSRRNPKKAIDRRGQRQRDSTTVPALSGSTVGAADYIVTVGLGTPKKQLSLTFDTGSDLTWTQCRPCIRPCYKQVDPIFDPSVSSSYANVSCNSVVCSQLKSGTGYAPACATSTCVYTTTYGDGSISVGFFAKETITLTSTDVFDGFLFGCGKVNQGLFRGSAGLLGLGRDSISFVEQTAAKYGRFFSYCLPSTSSSTGFLSFGREKRGRASKGVKFTRLATLPQKEYSSLYGINLVGITVGGRKLPISTSVFKTSGTIIDSGTVITRLPPQAYSALRAAFQQGMKSYPRAPAISILDTCYDFSSYETVTIPKIAISFKGGLTLDLDGTGIIYPVTASQACLAFAANKNDSDIAVFGNVQQLKFEVVYDVDKGKLGFASGGCL